AGATCCAGATGCAAGAAGCCTAAGATCAACTGTGTTGAAATCGACACTCCAGCATCGTTTTTCATGTTCTTGAAACATGCGAATCCTCTGACCAGTGAAAGCATCCCAAAGTGTCACTGAACCATCATAGTCACTGCTTGCCAACCAGGTTTTATGATATTTACTCCAACTCAAACATGAAATTTTAGAATTACATGCCATTTGTACAACTGGATAATTAATTCCATCTACCACATTATTAACAACAGACTCATAGTCATacactttaattttttttgtgacaCCAGCTACTGCAAAATGATCACaatctttatcaaaatcaaTACTTGAAACAATATTAGAAGGATTTAAAACATCACTGGCATAACTTAAAGTTGCTACTGGACGTATCGAAGAAAATTGAGTAAACTGTTTTAAATTGTTGCTGAACTCACCAAGAAGTTCAATATTGCGTTCTTCATTAGGTGCGAGCTCCCCTAACCGCGTATTGAAATAACACTGATTTAAATCATCGAAATGAAGAGCAagttttcttcttctttttgacAAAGTCTTTAAGAACCAGCTCTGATGAACCTTGCTAGACTGTGAAAGAGTGTTGAAGGTTTCTTTTGTTGAAGGTGGACCTTCACTTGTTGATGAAGCTGAAGGTTTAGGTACCAATTGTTCTTTTTTATCCACTTGAGATGATTCCACCTTCTCACCATTATCAGGTACAACAGATTCTTGCAGTAAGCTAGCAGAAGCTTGTCTGCTTTCCTCGAGAGCATCCTGAACTTGATCTATATCTTGTTCCACAACTGACAATTCAGATTTCAAGCGGTCGAGATCAGCCTTTTTACGTTTTCCCAAATCTTGTAAAAATTCTAATAAGATTTTATTATGTACGACTGCACTATCAAGAAGCATTTTTCGCTTTTTTTCTTGCAAAGCTTTAAGCATATGTTCAACATCTGACAGTTGAAGACCATCCTCTTCAGTAGCAAGAAAAGTCTGCCATTCCCAGAGTCTGGAATCCATCTTCAATTTTTTAGATGTCTCAGCtatatcttcaatttttttcttttgctttttTATCAAATCGTTCAACATAAAATTGGGATAGATGTCATCCTTTTTTTTGATTAATGTATTGCATTTGGTACATTTGTTACCCTGTTCAAGGCTGCTCTTCAGACAGGAGTAGCAGAATGTATGTCCACATTGTGTCATATAAGCCTCATCGATTAAATTGAAGCATATAGggcaaacaaaattttcattcatgTCACGGAATGTCCCCAATACCGAGGGCAGTGGCCTTGAACTCGATGCGCTGGAAGATGACGCATGATCACCCCCTGAAGTTCTTTTCATTGCCACTTACTGATTTAAATATGTAGGTAATCACACTGATAATAACTGAAGATAGCTGGTATAACTTTTGAAATACAGTAATAAATTGTGTGATAAACTACACAAAACCTAATTCAGATAGATAGTTTATcttgaaaactccataataTTCACTAATTAAAAGGTATTCTGGAAAAGCCATAAAAAACGAAACTGATTGCCTGATTGGGCATTACTGAAAAGGTGAGAAAGTGGGTTAGAAAATCTTCTGAGAAAGTTTATGAGATTTGAACAAAGGAGTCTAATGTCATACAATAATAAGATAATGTTAGTTTTATTAGAATGTCACTAACTTACAATATCATGGCCTATTTATTACTTTGCGTCCAATTATTATCAGAGACACAAGAGACTAGACTGGGCCTActtgatgaattgaaattatttattattcagttaTTCTAGGCGAGGACATGGCTACAGCattaaaatgttgaaaacaCTAAATATTGCTATAAGCCCGCTCTTCAATTTCAAGGTGAAGATTTGGTAGATCATAAGATACTGTCAGACTGTAGCAATTTTTTCTGTTAtatgacaaaatataaaatatttggttGCTGAGTTGATAACAGTCAGGAAGTCTATTGGCAGATTGGCGGGGATTCCTTTGCTTTGAAAACGTGTCATCTGGAGATAACCTGGCCGTATTTTGAAAGGTAATACTAAAAGATATCGAGGCTAAATTTTTCGAaacataaattttttcaattaccgTAGATAGTCtaaagcagcggttcccaaactatgggtcgtgACCCAccggtgggtcgcaaaaggaatcttggtgggtcgtgaaaagatgtagaaagctttgcttaattatactggttattaggatcggtggcgactcgaatacgtgaatcttcaaaaaaaacaaaagaaattaaattgaatttaaattctaatctgtgaaagttttctttttatgatcttctcaaaggaacaaaaatttgctacacaaagaatgaccatgtggcttttttgcGCATAGCAGTTTtatacactgtacagcacttcttactgTGTTTCCCttaaatttagacaggatttagatttattttcatttgaagaaTAACGctgtttttttttggaagaggtcttttgtgttcatttatcaaaataaaattacactgtagaaaatcacgagattttttaataaacattatataaaaaccaacATCCATtggttttatttgtatttcctatacaaaaatcaagtgacaaatatcataattgtgattgtgacattaCACAGCGTTGaaatcttcaccttacctcaggtcattgaaccttttctctcctacacattttaaatttattttaagggtagagttttattaaaatcctttttaaaattcaaattgggtcttattttcaggccaggtcctATTTTTCTTTCCTccatcaatgttttattaaagttaaatgggcCGCCATAAGCTggggtaataaatagtgggtcccaactctaaaaagttttggaaccactggtctagaggtcacctcaatttttattgttatagCATAGGCTCAACTTAAATATCTAGGCATCGAGAATTTTTTCTCAATGAAATCTTGGTATCTAGGCCTAGTACGGTACCGTAACTGTATAGAAATAGAACCTGCATATTTAAagttaggatttacatatttactactagttagccagttatttgttttcatatgcatggacttgatggtggagccTATTCTTAAAGCTTGacacaatgcgccacaccgcgGAGCAATAAATGCATGTTTCAAATAGCAATTACACATTCTTTAATCATTTTAAACGGTACGGTactacatatttttttttatttttaatgtgttAAAACAATATTCATCACATTACATTAATTGTCACCATCCAATATAATTCCTATCACCATTATATAGCCTACCGGAACCGTATTCCATAAATTCAGCATCAGTAGTATCCAATTCATTCAAATACATAATCTACTACCGCTGGTtaggattctaaaattttcaagtCATCATCAGAATATTAAATCGCTACCGTATAGCCTACAATAGTtacatacaaaaacaaaaatgttccCCATATTCTATTCTGTCCTTATTAAAGCACGAACTTACATCCGATGCAACCACCGCGGCCGTGCTGTTGCGTGTTTTAACTGTAAAATAAGCATAATGCAAGAATACTTGCAACGCCATTTGTCTGTTTGTAGTTAGGCTACCTAGATTTTGTTAGTTTTGTGATGTGAAACCGCTCTCCAACTCCCTGGTACTTTGCTCTATAGTGCAACCACGTGTCAGAGTGCCATAATAATAATGGATTTTCCACGAGCATcgatttctttatttatttattttttgtaataatgacCAATCAGAAAAAAGTAAACGGTGACATAACATTGAAATTTTTGCAGTCGTCCAGACACTTTGTTCGTTTCGACAGACTAGAGGCCATGTAAGTAGAATTACGTaattacagtgttacaaaagcaaaagtgggaaacaattagtctcgtgccaaaactaaatttgttcgCAAACTCAACGAACTTCTTGAtcttatttttagctaaaacaacaaattttagtttgattgcggcagcatcaggcgggctcTGGTCGGGACAGATTGAATTACGTACGATCGATTTGAAATGCGTCTGATGACCCTTAAAATACTtctgttttaaatatattatgcaCAGAATACAATTTCGTTTCGAGGTCATATGTTGTCATTTTTGTACGAGATCACACATATTCACAAATAAATCGTTCTCTAGCACAGAGGTGTCAAACTCGCTTGTCGCATGcagccccagagaacttccaatgcggccctcgaacacTCAACAATacttgtaatattttgtaagttttgttctctatctaaatgtaatacaaTTTCCAAACcatttaaagtgaaattgattatccACTCAGAAAGCGACAACTTACTgaaaatagttttaaatataaaaaaaaatttttgttttcaatttgacccTATTATGGATACACCTCAAGCTAGGAGAAGAATATTAGAAAAAACACTTCATGAattaaatgaaacgcaaagtacatgaagaaggtggcattttcaaagaaaatgggAGATGCAATATTTCTGCCTTTCTCAAAATTctaaagcacattgtttaatttgtcacatttccatcagtacaatgaaagaatacaatatatatgagtagacattatcagaataggcgcagcagtcaatatgacaaatttaaagatcaacttcgaacagaaatttttatgtgtttgtatattaattataattaaacaacTACCtatagttactaaaaatcaataacaATCATAACTGTAATATTCAAGGTCTTGAATCCAAGTAACACAGGCTTCAATTGCTCacagaatatattatattgcatGAAAGTAAATAGAAATACAACATACGTCCGTCGCTCACCGAGAGTAGTTCTAGAATCCCTGTCATGTGGCCTAAACTAGATCACCAGATGTTCTCATATTATTACGTCATAGACCAAATATAAGACATATAATATAGCAGTATTTCATGGACATTACATCCCTCCCTAACTTAAATctgaaatttatcacattaaATTTCACTTGGGAACATGCATAACCTAGAACATTTCACACATAGCTGTCACAAATGTAAATCAAGTATAAGCAATATGTTATGACACTAGATAGTACTTGGCTAACCTAAAATTTCCATTCATGAAATATTTGTCTGAAATAGTTATCAAGCACACTTAAGCATCATgcaataaacttaaaaatgaaacatagTACTGTGATATTGAAAAGTTAACACACTACAATGAAATTCACTTCacaaagtaatgaaattataaCAATCAAAATTCAGGCATAATCAACTTTATAcataacaatttatcattaaTTGACTACACCCCTTTTGTAAGTGTAACACAATCACAGTTCATTTCTTTTACACAGCTTGGTAATGTTTATATACAGTCTATTCATGTTTGATCAAGCTTGATATCATAGTTTCAAAAATAGTGTTAGTATTAGTAAGTCACCAAGCTTGATATTGCTAAACAGTCCatattatttatgttttctcAGTACAGTCCttgaaataaatgttcatttataCAATTTATAATCTCTGAAGCGTTTAGGCAGTTTGATTGAACGCTTTGATTTGCGATGAGCCACTATCTCGTTATGAGGTTGATCATTTGAGAAACTAGATGAAATCTGCTCATCAGCTGGAGAATCAGATTCATTTGATGCCTCAGGAATTATATCAGCAGCCACTTCCATTTCATCTGATATTTCAGGAACATGAGTCTGAAATTGTCGATCATTCACCTTTTTAAACTGAGATATATTCCTGGTTTTGTTACCCAAACCAGGACTTCTTGCAGTAACCATACTTCCCTTCACAGCAACAACAGTCATAGGCTCTGGGTTATATGCTGGAGTTAACTTGTTATATCTTCTTTGTCGAACCAACACCATGTCACAAATATGCAGTTGAGAAGCAGGTCGTGTGCAAAGTCTCTTATCAGCATACCTTTTCTGTATGGTTTTCTGTTTCGAATCACATTCTCGCAATTCTTTATCATCTGCAACTTTTATTACTTCAGGAAATAAAACTTTAATATTTCTTTCATAAAGCAGTTCAGCAGGAGCTTTATGTGTTGTTACATGTGGAGTCGCTCTGtaatttcttagaaatttatACAATTCTTGTTTCCATGATTTTCCCTCAACTGTAGCAGTTTTGATTGCTTTATTTAATGGTTTCATGAAATTTTCAGCTTGGGCATTTCCTCTTGGCCATAACGGAGTTATTTTCTGATGATGAATTCCACAGTAGTCCATGAATCTTTTaaattcgtgactttgaaacgGTGTTCCATTATCTGTCTTGAGCACTTCACAAAATCCATGTGTagcaaatattttgtcaaagATTGGAATCACGCTACGAGCTGATGTCGATTTTACGAGTTCAACTACAGGAAATCTTGAGTAGTTGTCAATGACTACCAAGAGATAATCACCACTAGGATACGGTCCACAGAAATCAGCACTAAGAGATTTCCAAACAGCTCTTGGCAATTCACTCATTCGTAAAGGTTGGAATCTTTCATCTTTTGTAACAGCGGCACAAGCTGGGCAATTTTTTATGTAGTTTTCCACCATTGAGTCAATATTAGGAAACCACAACTTTGCTCTAATCAATGCTTTTGTTTTAGCAACTCCTTGATGTCCCTCATGTGCTATGGAGACCATTTGCTTTCTCATCTTCACAGGAACTACTATACGATGTCCACGAAGAATTATGCCTTGTTCAGTTATGCTCAATTCACTAgataaactttcaaaatttcgcATTTCTTCACAGTTTCGATAATCTTGCCATTTTCCAGAAACAAtgcattttttcacattttgcatCATAGGGTCATTGAAAGTCTCTTCTTCTATTTCTTTTAGTGTGATCGCTTTTGGACAAGCACTTTCACACACATAGTTCAGAAATTCTTCTGCAATTTTCAGATCACGGTTATTCTCTGCTTTCGATGAATGACGTGACAAATATTCTGCTGGATTATTCGCTCCAGGTCTGTATATCACAACAAAATCATATTGCTGTAGTCGTAAACACCATCTTTCTATTCTTGGAGAAGGCTTTGcagtaacatttgaaaatatactAACCAATGGTCTGTGGTCAGTAATAACATTGAATTTCATTCCATATAGGTACAAGTGAAAGTGTTCAACTCCCCAACGAACAGCCAGTGCTTCACGTTCGATTTGAGAGTAACGAGTTTCAACATCATCAAGACTTCTTGATGCATAAGCAACAACTTGTACTTTTCCACTTTTTGAGCTTCTTTGTGTCA
The sequence above is a segment of the Styela clava chromosome 7, kaStyClav1.hap1.2, whole genome shotgun sequence genome. Coding sequences within it:
- the LOC120328243 gene encoding E3 ubiquitin-protein ligase COP1-like, which encodes MKRTSGGDHASSSSASSSRPLPSVLGTFRDMNENFVCPICFNLIDEAYMTQCGHTFCYSCLKSSLEQGNKCTKCNTLIKKKDDIYPNFMLNDLIKKQKKKIEDIAETSKKLKMDSRLWEWQTFLATEEDGLQLSDVEHMLKALQEKKRKMLLDSAVVHNKILLEFLQDLGKRKKADLDRLKSELSVVEQDIDQVQDALEESRQASASLLQESVVPDNGEKVESSQVDKKEQLVPKPSASSTSEGPPSTKETFNTLSQSSKVHQSWFLKTLSKRRRKLALHFDDLNQCYFNTRLGELAPNEERNIELLGEFSNNLKQFTQFSSIRPVATLSYASDVLNPSNIVSSIDFDKDCDHFAVAGVTKKIKVYDYESVVNNVVDGINYPVVQMACNSKISCLSWSKYHKTWLASSDYDGSVTLWDAFTGQRIRMFQEHEKRCWSVDFNTVDLRLLASGSDDAHVKLWSTNTSQSVGCIEAKANVCCVKFNPESSFHLVFGCADHFVHYYDIRKPNQSLGVFKGHKKAVSYAKFVSRNDIVSASTDSELKLWNVNSPNCIRSFRGHTNEKNFVGLATDGTYIACGSENNSLYVYYKGLSNPLLTYKFDVVKSVLDRDNKDEDGNEFVSAVVWRENSNILTAANSQGTIKILELV